From Pantanalinema sp.:
GGCCGACTTCGTCGCGATCGATCTGCGGGCCGCCATGGAGGCCCTGGGCGAGATCACCGGCGAGGACCTCAAGGAAGAGGTGATCGATCACATCTTCGCGCGCTTCTGCGTGGGAAAATGATTAGCAAGCAAGGGTTATCCCTCGTTTGCTTGATTTTGATAGTAACGAGGGGGTTTTACCCCATTCCTGGTGGAAGTTGCTGATAATTGCGCCTTTTTTACAATTCGTAAAGAGTGGCGCAGCATAAGGCCGAAATCATTCTGTTATACTTTTTGAGAAATTCATTCAAGACAAGGCTGATGCACCTTGTACCCTTCTCAGAAACGTCGGCCCGATCTAGCAAGCAATCCGCCATCCGCTATCGGCATCCTTGAGCGACCGGAGGTTATGCGTGGAAACTACTCGTAAGTGGTCGTTGACCCCGAAGGAACGTGAGAGACTCGTCCACGAGTTCATTCCCCTGGTGAAGAAGATTGCGCGCGGTCTCGCCCGCCGCAGCACCGATCCCGTCGAGGATCTGATCCAGGTCGGTTCCATCGGCCTCCTGGAGGCCATCGACCGCTACGAGCTTGGCCACAACACCGAGTTCAAGACCTACGCCGTCCACTACATCACCGGCCACATCCGCCACTACCTGCGCGATCGCCAGAACCTCCTGCGCGGCCCCCGCGCCCTCCAGGAGCTCTCCTACCGCCTCAGCGTCGTGACCGCCAACCTCTCGCACGAGCTCGGCCGCGAGCCGACCAACCAGGAGCTGGCCGATCTCCTCGAGATCACCGTCCACCAGATCGACGAGGTCAAGCAGTACGACAACCGCGTCTCGGTCTACTGGCTCGACCAGGAGGGCCGCGGCGACGACGACGACACCCGCACCCTGCTGGACACCCTGATGGATCCGCGCTCGCAGCGCGACGGCCAGGGCGACCTGGACGAGCGTCTCCTGCTCAAGGAGGCCATGGGCCGCCTTTCCAAGCAGCAGCAGGAGCTGCTCGAGATGCGCTACTTCCAGGACATGACCCAGGCCGAGGTCGCCCGCCGGCTCGGCGTCTCCCAGATGGAGATCTGCCGCCGCCTCAAGCGCGCTGTCAAGCAGCTGCAGAACATCCTCTGCCCGCCGACCCCCGCCCAGGCGTAACGCTGGCAACCCGCCCGGCCCCCCTTGAAAGGGGGGCTTTTTTCATGGTTTTTTGGGTGAACATTAGCGCAAGCTTAACGGTCGAATAACCGTCCTCGCGACGGGATCGGGCGATAACTCCAGAAGAGGAGGAACGCCCATGTCTGTTGCGAGGCTCGGATCCTACGGTCAGATTCTTCAGACGCTGCGCCAGCTGCTGGCCGCCGCGCCGAGCCAGTCGCGCCCGGGCACGCCCTCGACGAGCGCCAGTCCTTCCGCCTCGCCCCTGGGCCGCGACGTCTTCATCTCCTCGTTCTCCTTGCCCGCGGCTCCGAAGGCGCCTCTCTCGGCCGATCCCAACACCTTCTTCATCAGCCAGGTCCTCGATTCGCGCTGGAACCCCAACGCCACCGACGGCAACACCAACTGCGGACCGGCGAGCCTCGCCATGGCCCTCAAGGCCGTGGGCCTCAAGCCGGCCGGCCTGGTCGACGCCACCAACTCCGAGGCCTGGATCGACCGGACCCG
This genomic window contains:
- a CDS encoding sigma-70 family RNA polymerase sigma factor, with the protein product METTRKWSLTPKERERLVHEFIPLVKKIARGLARRSTDPVEDLIQVGSIGLLEAIDRYELGHNTEFKTYAVHYITGHIRHYLRDRQNLLRGPRALQELSYRLSVVTANLSHELGREPTNQELADLLEITVHQIDEVKQYDNRVSVYWLDQEGRGDDDDTRTLLDTLMDPRSQRDGQGDLDERLLLKEAMGRLSKQQQELLEMRYFQDMTQAEVARRLGVSQMEICRRLKRAVKQLQNILCPPTPAQA
- a CDS encoding C39 family peptidase — its product is MSVARLGSYGQILQTLRQLLAAAPSQSRPGTPSTSASPSASPLGRDVFISSFSLPAAPKAPLSADPNTFFISQVLDSRWNPNATDGNTNCGPASLAMALKAVGLKPAGLVDATNSEAWIDRTRMAMEGDMDDFKLTSDDDVMRGALASGAQAEKVYGLAGVEAAIAQGKPVVLAGNPVAYAGRFAERQYAKFDGGHFILVTGIQGDKVSINDPQSRVGSLTISRAELSRYMAYQGWNVGVAVSK